A genomic stretch from uncultured Pseudodesulfovibrio sp. includes:
- the bioA gene encoding adenosylmethionine--8-amino-7-oxononanoate transaminase, whose protein sequence is MNGYFITGTDTDVGKTCVTAALLRTFLDAGHRALAIKPVQSGCIESINGLVAEDVETYARFSAPYFPDGYPEACCRKYIPACSPHLAAELAGETVNVDELAHDVKRLASGRELILVEGAGGVAVPLGNGLTMLDLMRRLGLPVIVVADNKLGVINHALMTMEMIRGSGLTVAGVVMTNTSAPTKHDEHLRRNNVETIASWGEAPVLADIPHVDGADFDAVFVQHMTHALNALPRPSSPNTGDMDFDREHIWHPYTSALNPLPTVKVHSTRGTRIILEDNTELIDGMASWWCAIHGYDHPALNRAAHSQLGRMSHVMFGGLTHDPAITLCRTLRDMTPDGLDHVFLADSGSVSVEAAIKMALQYMQADGQTERTRLFTVRGGYHGDTCGAMSVCDPDNGMHQLFSGLLPQQIFAPRPACRFGEEYDPASLEEATQVFEANSASIAAIIVEPIVQGAGGMYFYHPEYLRGLRELADRHGVLLILDEIATGFGRTGKLFACEWSNVTPDIMCVGKALSGGTMTLAATLATTRVAHTISKDGGVFMHGPTFMGNPLACAVSQASLSILQQGNWKTQVHDIEQWLNESFSPCRDLPGVADVRILGTIGVVEKEHPVNVQNLQAFFLKRGVWLRPFGKLIYVMPPYIISREETRCLGAAVYDAIAADTHL, encoded by the coding sequence ATGAATGGATACTTCATCACCGGCACCGATACGGACGTCGGCAAGACATGCGTCACCGCCGCACTTTTACGAACCTTTCTTGATGCCGGTCATCGTGCTCTTGCCATCAAGCCGGTCCAAAGCGGCTGCATTGAAAGCATAAATGGACTCGTGGCTGAGGATGTCGAAACCTACGCCAGATTCTCTGCGCCTTATTTCCCTGACGGATACCCTGAAGCCTGTTGCCGTAAGTACATCCCGGCCTGTTCCCCGCATCTGGCTGCCGAACTGGCAGGAGAGACTGTAAACGTTGACGAACTAGCCCATGACGTCAAGAGACTGGCCTCAGGCCGCGAACTCATCCTTGTGGAGGGGGCGGGAGGCGTTGCCGTACCACTTGGCAACGGCCTGACTATGCTTGATCTCATGCGGCGACTTGGCCTGCCGGTAATCGTCGTTGCCGACAACAAACTGGGCGTCATCAACCACGCGCTCATGACCATGGAAATGATTCGCGGTTCCGGGCTCACTGTCGCGGGAGTGGTCATGACGAATACATCGGCTCCTACCAAGCATGATGAACATCTCCGTCGCAACAATGTTGAAACCATAGCCAGTTGGGGTGAAGCTCCCGTTCTGGCTGACATACCGCATGTTGACGGGGCGGATTTTGATGCAGTTTTTGTCCAGCACATGACCCACGCTCTGAATGCCCTGCCCAGGCCATCTTCCCCAAACACCGGTGACATGGATTTTGATAGGGAACACATATGGCACCCGTACACTTCTGCACTGAATCCGCTACCCACGGTCAAGGTCCACAGCACTCGTGGCACTCGTATTATTCTGGAAGACAACACCGAACTCATTGACGGCATGGCTTCGTGGTGGTGCGCCATCCACGGCTATGACCACCCGGCCCTCAACAGAGCCGCGCACTCCCAACTGGGACGTATGTCGCACGTCATGTTCGGCGGACTGACACATGATCCGGCCATTACCCTGTGCCGCACCCTGCGCGACATGACCCCGGACGGCCTCGATCATGTTTTTCTCGCGGATTCCGGTTCCGTCAGTGTCGAGGCTGCCATCAAAATGGCTCTACAATACATGCAGGCGGATGGGCAGACAGAGCGCACCAGGCTCTTCACTGTCCGAGGCGGCTATCACGGCGACACCTGCGGCGCCATGTCGGTCTGCGACCCGGACAACGGCATGCACCAATTGTTTTCCGGTCTTTTGCCACAACAGATATTTGCCCCGCGCCCGGCCTGCCGCTTTGGTGAGGAATACGATCCCGCCAGCCTTGAAGAGGCCACACAGGTTTTTGAAGCCAACAGTGCAAGCATCGCGGCCATTATTGTGGAGCCCATCGTACAGGGCGCTGGCGGTATGTATTTTTATCACCCGGAGTACCTGCGCGGCCTTCGGGAACTGGCCGACAGGCATGGCGTCCTGCTCATTCTCGATGAAATCGCCACAGGGTTCGGACGAACCGGCAAACTCTTTGCGTGTGAATGGAGCAACGTCACCCCGGACATCATGTGCGTGGGCAAAGCGCTCTCCGGCGGTACCATGACACTGGCCGCCACCCTCGCGACAACCCGAGTGGCACACACTATTTCCAAAGACGGCGGTGTATTCATGCACGGCCCGACTTTCATGGGCAATCCACTGGCATGTGCCGTGTCACAGGCCAGTCTCTCCATCCTGCAACAGGGAAATTGGAAAACGCAGGTCCACGATATCGAACAGTGGCTGAATGAATCATTCAGCCCATGCCGGGATCTCCCCGGAGTCGCGGATGTCCGCATCCTCGGCACCATAGGCGTGGTGGAAAAGGAACACCCCGTCAACGTCCAAAATTTACAGGCTTTCTTCCTCAAACGCGGCGTATGGCTGCGCCCTTTCGGCAAGCTCATATATGTCATGCCGCCTTACATCATCTCCCGTGAAGAGACACGATGTCTCGGGGCCGCAGTATACGACGCAATCGCAGCCGATACTCATTTATAA
- a CDS encoding methyl-accepting chemotaxis protein, which produces MRLYRDLNLRNKIMLPVGLLVMLVMGFTLTMLIREFQKVTTEDAYFMGKEMAGRFGLEVKGELDKALTIGWTLAQAVEAMKTSPMTPSREETNFLIREIADSHKDISSAWAAFEPNEFDGNDAAGIGVAGSNEKGRYVPWYQTGKKMSYASNMSLAWYQTPFRSGNPYLLDPDVYTFDGQKVTLVSAAIPIKVNNRTIGVAGVDLNMAQMKDIVARIQPYETGYGFLISTSGMIVADPVASNIGKKVDEAFGSKMGQLVMDSLKSNSTIHTSIIKDNMEFQLIISPFSVGDTGQNWALGVAIPSDKIMEAANKVTGLAITMSVISIIILLAIIFFLARSIVNPICQGVTFTKQIASGDLNATLDIDQKDEIGELAADLTSMGQQLRSVVSDVRQSVEQVASGSEELSATAQTLSGGATEQAANVEEVSASMEEMAANISQNADNAGETEKIALQSAQDAEKGGEAVIKTVQAMRAIADKITIIEEIARQTNLLALNAAIEAARAGEHGKGFAVVAAEVRKLAERSGEAAAEISELSASSVAVAESAGDMLTKIVPDIKRTADLIQEIAAASNEQNAGADQVNQAMLKLDEMTQQIAAAAEEVSATSEELARQSVQLQSAIAFFKVDDMPGAHSTVHVTRRTKALPRACQPVHQSTGGIHMSGMSDDGFEKF; this is translated from the coding sequence ATGAGACTATACAGAGACTTGAACCTACGAAACAAGATTATGCTTCCCGTCGGCTTACTCGTGATGCTTGTCATGGGGTTCACCCTGACCATGCTGATCAGGGAATTCCAAAAAGTCACCACGGAAGACGCCTATTTCATGGGTAAGGAAATGGCAGGCCGGTTCGGCCTGGAAGTCAAGGGGGAACTCGACAAGGCTCTGACAATAGGCTGGACACTGGCGCAAGCAGTGGAAGCCATGAAAACATCGCCAATGACACCGAGTCGAGAAGAAACAAACTTCCTCATTAGGGAAATCGCTGACTCACACAAGGATATTTCTTCGGCCTGGGCTGCATTTGAACCGAACGAATTTGATGGAAACGATGCTGCCGGCATAGGTGTTGCGGGTTCCAATGAAAAAGGGCGTTACGTTCCGTGGTATCAGACTGGGAAAAAGATGTCGTATGCCTCAAACATGAGCTTAGCGTGGTATCAAACGCCATTTCGTTCCGGTAATCCGTATCTGTTAGATCCTGATGTGTACACTTTCGACGGCCAGAAAGTCACTCTTGTTTCAGCGGCGATACCTATCAAAGTAAATAACCGCACTATTGGCGTCGCAGGTGTCGACCTCAACATGGCGCAGATGAAAGACATCGTTGCCCGCATCCAACCCTATGAAACTGGATATGGTTTTCTCATCAGCACTTCCGGCATGATCGTGGCTGATCCGGTCGCGAGCAATATCGGAAAAAAAGTTGACGAAGCCTTTGGGTCAAAGATGGGGCAACTCGTCATGGACAGCCTGAAATCCAATAGCACCATCCATACGTCCATTATCAAGGACAATATGGAATTCCAGTTAATAATCTCCCCATTCAGCGTTGGTGACACAGGACAAAACTGGGCTCTGGGCGTCGCAATTCCCAGTGACAAGATAATGGAAGCCGCAAACAAGGTTACTGGACTCGCCATCACCATGAGCGTCATATCCATTATTATACTTCTCGCTATCATCTTTTTCCTCGCACGATCCATCGTGAATCCCATCTGCCAGGGCGTCACCTTTACAAAACAAATTGCCTCCGGCGACCTCAACGCCACCCTGGATATTGACCAGAAAGACGAAATCGGCGAACTGGCTGCCGACCTGACCAGCATGGGGCAGCAGCTTCGTTCTGTTGTCAGTGATGTCCGTCAATCGGTCGAACAGGTGGCCAGCGGAAGCGAAGAACTCTCTGCTACAGCACAAACTCTCTCAGGCGGCGCAACCGAACAGGCTGCCAATGTCGAAGAAGTTTCTGCCAGCATGGAAGAGATGGCCGCCAACATCAGCCAAAATGCCGATAACGCCGGAGAGACAGAAAAGATTGCCCTTCAATCCGCTCAGGATGCGGAAAAAGGCGGCGAAGCTGTCATCAAGACTGTTCAGGCCATGCGCGCCATCGCTGACAAAATCACGATCATTGAAGAGATTGCCCGCCAGACAAACCTGCTTGCACTGAACGCAGCCATTGAAGCTGCCCGCGCCGGTGAGCATGGTAAAGGATTCGCCGTCGTTGCGGCAGAAGTTCGCAAACTGGCTGAACGCAGTGGCGAGGCTGCTGCCGAAATCAGCGAATTATCTGCTTCCAGCGTCGCTGTTGCAGAATCCGCAGGCGACATGCTCACCAAAATAGTACCGGACATCAAGCGGACAGCCGATTTGATTCAGGAAATAGCCGCAGCGTCCAACGAACAGAATGCCGGAGCCGATCAGGTCAACCAGGCCATGCTCAAACTGGACGAAATGACACAACAGATCGCCGCTGCAGCCGAAGAAGTCTCGGCCACATCGGAAGAGCTCGCCAGACAGTCTGTGCAACTCCAGTCAGCAATCGCCTTCTTCAAGGTCGACGATATGCCCGGAGCACACTCCACAGTCCATGTGACTCGGAGAACAAAAGCACTCCCAAGAGCATGCCAGCCAGTCCATCAGTCGACTGGAGGGATACATATGTCCGGCATGTCCGATGACGGCTTTGAAAAGTTCTAA
- a CDS encoding ABC transporter substrate-binding protein: MTRLKKLTQWFTVILLSVLFIPVMATAATPLTFWTTEVTADRQAVIKYLADVFMILNPDVEVRVVGIEENSIVDALTQAQKNGVGPEIVSCASDLLISFSECGWVNNQGTERCISTIGSDRFYSGTLDRLRLADGRYGGIPFNGWIQGIWYRKDWFKERGLKPPTNWNNIIKAAKEFHAPEAGRYGILIGTQADAYAEQVFTHLALSAGVQEFTPTGKVIFDTPEAVRTLKFYIDLAQYSPPGPQTWRGRDFYFQGKLAMMFYSTFIMDDLAIPYIAADSLTGNHFEELNATPYDHQLLKHTGFVSSITGTQKTSYGVINALGLLRTDKGAQEKAAERFVQFLFTKDAYISWLHMVPGGMMPTLRDIASQDTFFRDQQGVFQRYSRQRIQSILSGFDSLKSFSFVNGRLMPKAAQVSAKGLLAKMIKTALQGETTPEEAISQTAKAMRTIDSDL; this comes from the coding sequence ATGACACGGTTAAAAAAATTGACACAATGGTTCACAGTCATTTTGTTATCCGTACTGTTCATACCTGTGATGGCAACAGCAGCGACACCTCTCACCTTTTGGACAACAGAAGTCACTGCCGACCGCCAGGCGGTCATCAAATATCTCGCCGACGTTTTCATGATCCTCAATCCGGACGTGGAAGTTCGTGTCGTAGGCATTGAAGAAAATTCCATAGTAGACGCATTGACTCAAGCTCAAAAAAACGGCGTTGGTCCAGAGATTGTATCCTGCGCTTCAGATCTGCTTATCTCATTTAGTGAATGTGGATGGGTGAACAATCAGGGCACCGAACGGTGTATTTCCACCATCGGAAGCGATAGATTCTATTCAGGAACACTCGACAGACTCCGGCTTGCAGACGGCAGGTATGGCGGCATCCCCTTCAACGGATGGATCCAGGGGATATGGTACAGAAAAGACTGGTTTAAGGAACGCGGCTTGAAGCCGCCTACTAACTGGAATAACATCATAAAAGCAGCCAAAGAATTCCATGCGCCTGAAGCAGGTCGATACGGGATACTTATCGGCACTCAGGCGGATGCCTATGCCGAACAGGTCTTCACCCATCTGGCCCTCTCCGCCGGAGTGCAGGAGTTCACCCCGACAGGAAAGGTTATCTTCGACACCCCGGAGGCGGTCAGAACATTGAAATTCTATATTGACCTCGCTCAGTATTCTCCTCCGGGACCACAGACATGGAGAGGAAGGGATTTCTACTTTCAAGGCAAATTGGCGATGATGTTCTATTCGACCTTCATCATGGACGATCTGGCGATTCCATACATAGCGGCAGATTCCTTAACCGGAAATCATTTCGAGGAACTCAACGCAACTCCATATGATCATCAACTGTTGAAACACACAGGATTTGTTTCAAGCATCACCGGCACACAAAAGACAAGCTACGGAGTTATCAACGCTCTTGGCTTGCTGCGAACAGATAAAGGAGCTCAGGAAAAAGCCGCAGAACGGTTTGTTCAATTCCTATTTACAAAAGATGCATACATATCATGGCTCCACATGGTCCCCGGCGGCATGATGCCAACCCTTCGGGACATCGCTTCTCAAGATACTTTTTTCAGAGATCAACAAGGAGTTTTTCAAAGATACTCCCGACAACGGATTCAAAGCATCCTATCAGGATTCGACTCATTGAAAAGTTTCAGCTTTGTGAATGGACGCCTTATGCCAAAAGCGGCACAGGTTTCAGCTAAAGGGTTGTTGGCGAAGATGATCAAAACAGCCCTGCAAGGAGAAACAACTCCTGAAGAAGCCATTTCCCAGACAGCAAAAGCAATGCGGACGATCGACTCGGATTTATAA